One window from the genome of Pyrobaculum ferrireducens encodes:
- the csx1 gene encoding CRISPR-associated CARF protein Csx1, translated as MERKMRFLLIAPWGNPPQWRKAKYRVEVKHPALRIEAEDVEGCSSTAALAQQLRKARDVDVLIFGMDTAIPPADQVLRKAVEEKYREWAEKLDVKADVVSLPGIGLYHGWHFKATALHIFNKTLHAILQKAEEKSRPSFIVVDLTHGVNYQTVAVLYAAVAASVLLDLEGRTIIYNSEPYPPDHITENCIKEERQKQVKKELPSLAVLDVTELQSVIRAIRQLSALKSLAPSRIDTPREMPQELCPRFEKVVTSYMLLASGAAALLFPHARYVGREPAIYKPGSGSSGLPPPPDEVNPDDKTHTVSYGEADVSYPIQVALHYLERELDKLKAEDLAAFLNKAAGHYEKAGVALVSKVLRTTADELGLMAKAAEVMADKGVLETREGAVRLAQREVAALFDNSKRLLEIKDADALRDAWEDALCAAEALLRREGRKGVSERDLRNLLAHGGFAYTVVREVTVREAKIVEAAYDGDKVAELIQLLKPPRC; from the coding sequence ATGGAGAGAAAGATGAGATTTCTCCTAATAGCGCCATGGGGAAACCCACCCCAGTGGCGCAAAGCCAAATACCGCGTTGAGGTCAAACATCCTGCCCTCCGGATAGAGGCCGAGGACGTGGAGGGCTGTAGCTCCACCGCGGCTCTGGCGCAACAGCTCAGAAAGGCAAGAGACGTTGATGTCCTCATCTTCGGCATGGACACAGCCATACCCCCCGCCGACCAGGTGCTTAGGAAGGCAGTCGAGGAAAAATACAGAGAGTGGGCGGAGAAACTCGATGTCAAGGCGGACGTGGTGTCGCTCCCCGGCATCGGCCTCTACCACGGCTGGCACTTCAAGGCCACGGCTCTGCACATCTTCAACAAGACGCTACACGCCATCCTCCAGAAAGCGGAGGAGAAGTCGAGACCCAGCTTCATAGTCGTCGACTTAACCCACGGCGTGAACTACCAAACCGTCGCCGTGCTCTACGCCGCCGTGGCCGCCTCCGTATTGCTGGACCTGGAGGGCAGGACAATTATCTACAACTCGGAACCATATCCGCCCGACCACATCACGGAGAACTGCATAAAAGAAGAGAGACAGAAGCAGGTCAAGAAAGAGCTCCCAAGCCTTGCGGTACTCGACGTAACGGAGCTACAGAGCGTCATAAGGGCTATCAGACAGCTCTCGGCACTGAAATCGCTAGCCCCCTCCAGAATCGATACGCCGAGAGAGATGCCCCAGGAGCTGTGCCCCAGATTCGAGAAGGTCGTCACCTCCTACATGTTGCTGGCCTCCGGAGCCGCCGCCTTGCTGTTCCCCCACGCGAGGTACGTGGGGAGGGAACCGGCGATCTACAAGCCGGGCTCCGGATCCAGCGGCCTGCCGCCACCCCCCGACGAAGTGAATCCCGACGACAAAACGCACACCGTCTCATACGGAGAGGCCGACGTCTCGTACCCCATCCAAGTGGCTCTCCACTACCTCGAAAGGGAGCTCGACAAGCTGAAGGCGGAGGACCTAGCCGCCTTCCTCAACAAAGCGGCCGGCCACTACGAGAAGGCCGGCGTGGCCTTGGTGAGCAAGGTGCTCAGAACGACAGCCGACGAGCTGGGGCTCATGGCGAAAGCCGCCGAGGTCATGGCCGACAAGGGCGTGCTGGAGACGAGGGAGGGGGCCGTGAGGCTGGCGCAACGCGAAGTCGCCGCCCTCTTCGATAACAGCAAGAGGCTCTTGGAGATTAAAGACGCCGACGCTCTGAGAGACGCGTGGGAAGACGCGCTGTGCGCGGCCGAGGCGCTCCTCAGGAGGGAGGGCAGAAAGGGCGTATCGGAGAGGGACCTGCGCAACCTGCTGGCCCACGGCGGCTTCGCGTATACCGTAGTAAGAGAAGTAACTGTGAGAGAGGCCAAGATAGTCGAGGCCGCCTACGACGGCGATAAAGTGGCTGAGTTAATACAACTACTGAAACCCCCCAGATGTTGA
- a CDS encoding AAA family ATPase, translating into MRITKIEVLNFKRIETAEIDVDNNKLLLFGPNGAGKTSLIHALLTLLGYISEESGVENIISGLLARSPQSHIRLGADKATISAVIDGKKYSLEIDRFAGTTLYVDGERKDTTLRFSLSYLAPCVVRNSVDEELWEISLCPPGINIRDPRIAELVRREIYLLGIEDFYFDMVKERGHWINLRDLAYGLVRVLGLLLAIYGEPEILILDTFEAGMHYDLAVDVIKFLTSLPSFVILESHIGLSVKAALKRGWSVYYVKEGEFIRIRNMDELKNIAYAEARAFAEA; encoded by the coding sequence ATGAGAATAACCAAGATAGAAGTGCTAAATTTCAAGAGAATCGAAACCGCAGAGATAGACGTAGACAACAACAAGCTTCTTCTCTTCGGCCCCAACGGAGCAGGAAAAACTAGCCTCATACATGCACTTTTGACATTATTAGGTTACATTAGCGAGGAAAGCGGGGTTGAAAATATAATCAGTGGATTGTTGGCGAGATCTCCGCAATCTCATATTAGGCTAGGCGCTGATAAGGCAACCATTTCAGCAGTTATTGACGGGAAAAAATATAGTTTAGAAATAGATAGATTCGCTGGCACAACCCTATACGTTGATGGGGAAAGAAAGGATACTACGTTGAGATTTTCTCTTTCATACCTCGCTCCATGTGTAGTGCGTAATTCAGTGGACGAGGAGCTGTGGGAGATCTCTCTATGTCCGCCTGGGATCAATATAAGGGATCCTAGGATAGCTGAATTGGTTAGGCGAGAAATTTATCTTCTAGGAATTGAAGACTTCTACTTTGACATGGTAAAAGAGAGAGGACATTGGATCAATTTGCGTGACCTCGCATATGGATTAGTCCGAGTTTTAGGGTTGCTCTTAGCCATATATGGTGAGCCTGAGATCTTAATATTGGATACCTTTGAGGCTGGGATGCACTACGACTTGGCTGTAGATGTGATAAAGTTCTTGACTTCGTTGCCGTCTTTCGTAATTTTGGAGTCTCATATTGGTCTTTCTGTCAAGGCGGCTCTTAAGAGGGGATGGTCTGTCTACTATGTGAAAGAGGGTGAGTTTATAAGAATTCGTAACATGGACGAGTTGAAGAATATCGCATATGCAGAGGCCAGGGCCTTCGCAGAGGCATAA
- a CDS encoding METTL5 family protein yields MFRSKKELERFVEGVTVFRRPKQRLEQYPTDAHVVAAAVWDAYMRGLLDTAVDLGCGTGRFAIAAAAMGARLVVCLDVDPEALEVAKREAVSRGLLDKIDIVAGDAARPPLRGRFRVAFQNPPFGIWSGRGVDIAFLAAAASLAEVVYTIHKLPTLDYVRRVVEGWGLRLDVLDVATLNIKPVFPHHRKRLHKVEVFLGVVRKG; encoded by the coding sequence GTGTTTAGGAGCAAGAAGGAGCTCGAGCGCTTTGTGGAGGGGGTGACGGTATTTCGCCGGCCGAAGCAGAGGCTTGAGCAGTACCCCACGGACGCCCACGTCGTGGCGGCGGCTGTCTGGGATGCCTACATGAGAGGCCTCCTCGACACGGCCGTTGACCTCGGGTGCGGCACGGGGAGGTTCGCCATCGCCGCTGCGGCGATGGGGGCGCGTCTGGTGGTGTGCCTAGACGTGGATCCGGAGGCTCTGGAGGTGGCCAAGCGGGAAGCGGTGTCCCGCGGCCTCCTGGACAAGATCGACATAGTGGCGGGGGACGCGGCGAGGCCTCCTCTGAGGGGGAGGTTTAGGGTGGCGTTTCAGAACCCGCCCTTCGGCATCTGGTCCGGCCGGGGGGTTGACATCGCCTTCCTCGCCGCCGCGGCCTCGCTGGCCGAGGTGGTGTATACTATTCACAAGCTACCCACCTTGGACTACGTGAGGAGGGTTGTGGAGGGTTGGGGCCTCCGCCTGGACGTGCTGGACGTGGCTACTCTAAACATAAAGCCGGTTTTTCCCCACCACCGGAAGAGGCTTCACAAAGTCGAGGTGTTTCTGGGGGTGGTGCGGAAAGGTTAA
- a CDS encoding methyltransferase domain-containing protein, giving the protein MQLSRLRELYGGQRELQKAALWNLWLAAKWGRSARAVDRVWAALGGRRLGNPGGGPPERPVNAYMAEHVEFLESFDGVFAQEAGGGADRNSIEVLRASWQLQSWRLAAARALVEEVPRDSAVLEPLAGDGALGYQLVEEGFAKYVGYGPDVELASRVVPGAGWHKALSACDLRTSADMVLLVDKAAWFVDVVKELRCLGRALKPGGLLLVAEPDPALAPAYAAALLLMGALHVLPREQLYKFLRAAGFVQMGRDVEAVPYVLSAWRKPARPELSPSDRWME; this is encoded by the coding sequence ATGCAGCTGAGTAGGTTGAGGGAGCTGTACGGGGGGCAGAGGGAGCTTCAGAAGGCTGCTCTCTGGAATCTCTGGCTGGCGGCGAAGTGGGGGAGGTCTGCCAGGGCTGTGGATAGGGTGTGGGCGGCGCTTGGGGGCCGGAGGCTGGGGAACCCCGGGGGCGGCCCGCCGGAGAGGCCGGTGAACGCATACATGGCTGAGCATGTGGAGTTTCTAGAGTCTTTTGACGGGGTTTTTGCCCAGGAGGCGGGGGGCGGGGCCGACAGGAACTCCATAGAGGTCCTCCGGGCGTCTTGGCAGTTGCAGAGCTGGCGCCTCGCCGCGGCGAGGGCGCTGGTGGAGGAGGTGCCGAGGGACTCGGCTGTGCTGGAGCCGCTGGCGGGGGACGGGGCCCTCGGCTACCAGCTGGTGGAGGAGGGCTTCGCCAAGTACGTGGGCTACGGGCCCGACGTGGAGCTGGCGTCTAGGGTGGTGCCGGGGGCTGGGTGGCACAAGGCCCTCTCGGCGTGCGACCTGCGGACCTCCGCCGACATGGTGTTGCTTGTGGATAAGGCGGCGTGGTTTGTTGACGTTGTTAAAGAGCTGAGGTGTCTGGGGAGGGCGCTGAAGCCGGGCGGCCTCCTCCTAGTGGCTGAGCCCGACCCGGCGCTGGCCCCCGCCTACGCCGCGGCTCTGCTCCTCATGGGGGCGCTCCACGTGTTGCCCAGGGAGCAACTGTACAAGTTCCTGAGGGCGGCTGGGTTTGTGCAGATGGGTAGGGACGTGGAGGCTGTGCCCTACGTCCTCTCCGCCTGGCGCAAGCCGGCTAGGCCCGAGCTCAGCCCCTCAGACCGCTGGATGGAGTGA
- a CDS encoding TrpB-like pyridoxal phosphate-dependent enzyme, whose product MARAPQYEWMVPRSWYNIVPDLPKPLPPYLKPNGEPVAPHEFEILFAKELVRQEFSKDRWIQIPTEVRDVYLIWRPTPLLRARRLEALLKTPARIYYKFEGVSPPGSHKPNTAVAQLYYVSREGVQRVTTETGAGQWGSSVAFAASLFGVKATVYMVRASYMQKPYRRVLMELWGAEVVPSPSDRTEAGRKYLAEDPSHPGSLGIAISEAVEDAVRSGAKYVLGSVLNHVLIHQTVIGLEALEQIRYFGDYPDYVVGACGGGSSFSGLFWPFYYEKRAGRAEKDVKFLAVEPAAVPTLTRGEYLYDFGDTAGLTPLIKMHTVGHTYKPPPIHAGGLRYHGCAPTLSLLVEEGEVGAAAYRQTEVFEVARLFAAAEGVVPAPESAHAVKAAVELALKAKREGTPVTILFNMSGHGLLDLSAYEEYLRGAMADAVPTAEELAAHIARARALTPSSGLRG is encoded by the coding sequence ATGGCCAGGGCCCCCCAGTACGAGTGGATGGTGCCCCGGAGCTGGTACAACATCGTCCCCGACCTGCCCAAGCCCCTGCCCCCCTACCTCAAGCCAAACGGCGAGCCGGTGGCGCCGCACGAGTTCGAGATCCTATTTGCCAAGGAGCTGGTGAGGCAGGAGTTCTCGAAGGACCGTTGGATTCAGATACCCACGGAGGTGCGGGATGTCTACCTAATATGGAGGCCCACCCCCCTCCTCAGGGCGAGGAGGCTGGAAGCCCTCCTCAAGACGCCGGCGCGCATCTACTACAAATTCGAGGGCGTGTCGCCCCCCGGTAGCCACAAGCCCAACACAGCGGTAGCCCAGCTCTACTACGTGTCTAGAGAGGGGGTCCAGAGGGTGACTACGGAGACCGGCGCCGGGCAGTGGGGCTCCTCCGTCGCCTTCGCCGCCTCTCTCTTCGGCGTCAAGGCCACGGTGTACATGGTGAGGGCCTCGTACATGCAGAAGCCCTACCGCCGCGTCCTCATGGAGCTCTGGGGCGCCGAGGTGGTGCCCAGCCCCAGCGACCGCACCGAGGCCGGAAGGAAGTATCTAGCCGAGGATCCGAGCCACCCCGGCTCCCTCGGCATCGCCATATCAGAGGCCGTGGAGGACGCAGTGAGGAGCGGCGCCAAGTACGTCCTCGGCTCAGTCCTCAACCACGTCCTCATCCACCAGACAGTCATCGGGCTGGAGGCGCTGGAGCAGATTAGGTACTTCGGCGACTACCCCGACTACGTCGTGGGGGCCTGCGGAGGCGGCAGCTCCTTCTCCGGCCTCTTCTGGCCCTTCTACTACGAGAAGAGGGCCGGCAGGGCGGAGAAAGACGTGAAGTTCCTCGCCGTGGAGCCAGCCGCGGTGCCCACCTTGACAAGGGGCGAGTACCTCTACGACTTCGGAGACACCGCCGGCTTGACTCCGTTGATAAAGATGCACACAGTAGGCCACACCTACAAGCCACCCCCCATACACGCCGGCGGCCTTAGATACCACGGATGCGCCCCCACTCTCTCCCTCCTAGTAGAAGAGGGCGAAGTTGGGGCCGCGGCGTACAGACAGACGGAGGTATTCGAAGTCGCGAGGCTCTTCGCCGCGGCCGAGGGCGTGGTGCCAGCCCCCGAGTCGGCACACGCAGTAAAAGCCGCCGTGGAGCTCGCCCTCAAGGCAAAGAGAGAGGGCACCCCCGTCACGATACTCTTCAACATGTCTGGACACGGCCTACTAGACCTCTCCGCCTACGAAGAGTACCTCCGCGGAGCCATGGCCGACGCCGTGCCCACAGCCGAGGAACTCGCCGCGCACATAGCGAGGGCCCGCGCCCTCACTCCATCCAGCGGTCTGAGGGGCTGA